In a genomic window of Flavobacterium lipolyticum:
- a CDS encoding chloride channel protein: MAFQNLKKTLLTIFKWILICVLIGVLSGSASALFLVSLEWVTQFRIQHDWLIWLLPLGGLLVGFSYHYWGESVVKGNNLLLEEYETPKKVIPFKMAPLVLLGTLLTHFFGGSAGREGTAVQMGGAIADQFTKLFNLDNTERRVLIILGISAGFASVFGTPLAGAIFALEVLYFSKINIKSTLLSLLVAYAAYFTVEFWQVKHTHYNIPVVPEISLTTLSYVILIGLLSGFAALLFSRSTHFWGSLFSKNIKYPPLRPFIGGIVLSIVLAGFGLTKFSGLGVPVIVDSFTNANPWYDFLLKILFTGFTLGAGFKGGEVTPLFFVGATLGSALSLVIPLPIAFLAGLGFVAVFSGATHTPIACTIMGMELFGIQPGLFIAIACLIAYFSSGSVGIYKSQIVKGAKYKLYQKWL, translated from the coding sequence ATGGCTTTTCAAAACCTAAAAAAAACACTGCTTACTATTTTCAAATGGATTCTCATTTGTGTTCTAATAGGTGTTTTGTCCGGATCTGCTTCTGCACTTTTCTTAGTTTCACTTGAATGGGTTACGCAATTTAGAATTCAGCACGACTGGCTAATCTGGCTTTTACCTCTTGGCGGATTACTTGTTGGATTTAGTTATCATTATTGGGGAGAATCTGTTGTAAAAGGCAATAATTTATTACTCGAAGAATACGAAACCCCAAAAAAAGTCATTCCTTTTAAAATGGCTCCTCTCGTGCTTTTAGGAACCTTACTGACCCATTTCTTTGGAGGCTCTGCAGGACGTGAAGGCACAGCAGTACAAATGGGCGGTGCTATCGCCGATCAATTTACTAAACTTTTCAATTTGGATAATACCGAACGCAGAGTTCTGATTATCCTCGGAATCAGTGCCGGTTTTGCTTCTGTTTTTGGGACTCCGCTTGCAGGTGCCATTTTTGCCTTGGAAGTTCTGTATTTTAGTAAAATTAATATCAAAAGCACTCTTCTGTCTCTTTTAGTTGCATATGCTGCTTATTTCACCGTTGAATTCTGGCAGGTAAAACATACCCATTACAACATTCCGGTTGTTCCTGAAATTAGTCTAACCACTTTATCTTATGTGATTTTAATCGGTCTCTTATCCGGTTTTGCAGCTCTGCTTTTCTCGAGAAGCACCCATTTCTGGGGTTCTCTTTTCTCCAAAAACATCAAATATCCACCCTTACGTCCTTTTATTGGCGGAATTGTTTTGTCTATTGTCCTTGCAGGTTTCGGACTCACAAAATTCTCCGGACTGGGAGTTCCGGTAATTGTCGATTCTTTTACAAATGCTAATCCGTGGTACGATTTCCTGCTTAAAATTCTATTCACCGGATTTACTCTCGGTGCAGGATTTAAAGGTGGCGAAGTAACTCCATTGTTCTTTGTAGGGGCTACTTTAGGGAGTGCTTTGTCTCTGGTGATTCCATTACCCATTGCTTTTTTAGCGGGTTTGGGATTTGTAGCAGTGTTTTCAGGAGCCACACACACTCCTATTGCCTGTACCATCATGGGAATGGAACTTTTTGGAATTCAGCCCGGATTATTCATCGCGATTGCCTGCCTTATAGCGTATTTCTCCTCCGGTTCTGTCGGAATTTACAAATCACAAATTGTAAAAGGAGCTAAGTATAAGTTGTATCAGAAGTGGCTTTGA
- a CDS encoding RidA family protein: MKRENILTGSPWEDKMGYCRAVRIGNIIEVSGTVAIVDGEKVKANDAYAQTYNILERVEKVLEDLNVGMKDVIRTRIFTTDISTFEEVARAHSSFFKDVKPTTGFYEISKLVAPEYLVEIEFTAVVQ, from the coding sequence ATGAAAAGAGAAAACATCTTAACAGGATCTCCTTGGGAAGACAAAATGGGATATTGCCGTGCTGTAAGAATTGGCAACATCATTGAAGTTTCAGGAACTGTAGCTATTGTTGATGGTGAGAAAGTAAAAGCTAATGATGCTTATGCTCAAACTTACAACATCCTGGAACGTGTTGAAAAAGTTTTAGAAGACTTAAATGTTGGAATGAAAGATGTGATCAGAACGCGAATTTTCACTACTGATATTTCGACTTTCGAAGAGGTAGCAAGAGCGCATTCCTCCTTTTTTAAAGATGTAAAACCAACAACAGGGTTCTATGAAATCAGTAAACTGGTTGCTCCTGAATATCTAGTTGAAATTGAATTTACAGCTGTTGTACAATAA
- a CDS encoding chaperone modulator CbpM yields MSSKNLIHIKQFCVYHEIENTFITELHNYGLVKIILLEEDEYFQPEQLPTVEKMIRLHYDLKINLEGLDVIANLLGKIEELQQNLTATQNKLRLYEQHQIE; encoded by the coding sequence ATGAGCAGTAAAAACTTAATCCATATCAAACAATTTTGTGTGTATCACGAAATTGAGAACACCTTTATAACGGAGTTGCATAATTACGGTTTAGTCAAAATTATACTACTTGAAGAGGACGAATATTTCCAACCGGAACAATTGCCAACTGTTGAAAAAATGATACGCCTACATTATGATTTGAAAATTAATCTCGAAGGCTTGGATGTCATTGCAAATCTATTAGGCAAAATAGAAGAGCTTCAGCAAAACCTTACTGCTACCCAAAATAAACTTCGTCTTTACGAACAGCATCAAATCGAGTAA
- a CDS encoding DnaJ C-terminal domain-containing protein, with product MDYIDYYKVLEITKSATEAEIKKAYRKLARKYHPDLNPNDKEAERKFKEINEANEVLSHPENRKKYDKYGKDWKHADEFEKAGYAPNQQQYSRQQQGNQGYTDFGGENFSESDFSDFFNSMYGSSGRSSRGQAKYRGQDFNAELQLDLASAYTTHKQNLSVNGKNIRITIPAGVENGQIIKIPNHGAPGANGGPNGDLYITFLIDNDSDFKREGHNLYADVELDLYTAILGGEIFVKTFDGKVKIKVPAETQPGTKVKLKGKGFPVYKKENQFGDLYITYTIKIPTQLSAKEKELFEELAKLRNHEQ from the coding sequence ATGGATTATATTGATTATTACAAAGTATTAGAAATCACAAAGTCTGCAACTGAAGCTGAAATCAAAAAGGCATATCGAAAACTGGCACGAAAATACCATCCTGATTTAAACCCCAACGACAAGGAAGCGGAAAGAAAATTCAAAGAAATAAATGAGGCCAACGAAGTCTTAAGCCATCCCGAGAATCGTAAAAAATACGACAAATACGGGAAAGACTGGAAACATGCCGATGAATTTGAAAAAGCAGGTTACGCTCCTAACCAACAGCAATATTCCCGACAACAACAAGGCAATCAAGGCTACACTGATTTTGGTGGCGAAAACTTTTCCGAAAGTGATTTCTCTGATTTCTTCAATTCTATGTACGGTTCTTCAGGAAGAAGTTCCAGAGGTCAGGCAAAATACAGAGGTCAGGATTTTAATGCCGAATTACAGTTAGATTTAGCATCCGCTTACACGACTCACAAACAGAACCTAAGTGTTAACGGAAAAAATATCCGAATCACCATTCCGGCCGGAGTCGAAAACGGACAGATTATCAAAATTCCAAATCATGGTGCACCCGGTGCAAATGGTGGTCCAAATGGCGATTTATACATCACTTTCTTAATTGATAATGATTCCGATTTTAAGCGGGAAGGCCATAATTTATATGCCGATGTTGAACTGGATTTATACACCGCTATTTTAGGAGGAGAAATTTTTGTAAAGACTTTTGACGGAAAAGTAAAAATAAAAGTCCCAGCCGAAACTCAGCCCGGAACTAAAGTAAAATTAAAAGGCAAAGGCTTTCCGGTATACAAAAAAGAGAATCAGTTTGGTGATTTATACATTACCTACACTATAAAAATTCCAACCCAACTGTCTGCAAAAGAAAAAGAATTATTTGAAGAACTAGCTAAACTAAGAAATCATGAGCAGTAA
- the guaA gene encoding glutamine-hydrolyzing GMP synthase, with translation MQHNVLILDFGSQYTQLIARRVRELNIFCEIFPYNHFPSDLSPYKAVILGGSPFSVRAEDAPHPDLSQIRGKLPMLAVCYGAQYLAHFSGGEVAASNTREYGRANLSYIKENEVFFNGVSENSQVWMSHSDSIKALPTNAVKLASTHDVEFAAYKIEGETTYAIQYHPEVFHSTDGSKMLKNFLVDIADVPQNFTPGAFVEEMVAELKEKLGNDKVVLGLSGGVDSTVAAVLLNKAIGQNLYCVFVNNGLLRKNEFENVLDQYKGMGLNVKGVDAGDRFLSELAGISDPETKRKTIGRVFIEVFDDESHLIEDVKWLAQGTIYPDVIESVSVKGPSATIKSHHNVGGLPDYMKLQIVEPLRMLFKDEVRRVGATLGIDPELLGRHPFPGPGLSIRILGDITPEKVQILQDVDAVFIDGLKSWGLYDKVWQAGAILLPVNSVGVMGDERTYEKVVALRAVESTDGMTADWVHLPYDFLMKVSNDIINKVKGVNRVVYDISSKPPATIEWE, from the coding sequence ATGCAACACAACGTACTTATTTTAGATTTCGGATCGCAATATACTCAGCTTATTGCGCGTAGAGTTCGCGAATTAAATATATTCTGCGAAATTTTCCCTTACAATCACTTTCCTAGTGATTTATCACCTTATAAAGCCGTAATTTTAGGAGGAAGTCCTTTTTCTGTTCGTGCAGAAGATGCTCCACATCCTGATTTATCTCAAATTCGAGGCAAGCTTCCAATGTTAGCGGTTTGTTACGGAGCACAATACTTAGCTCATTTTAGTGGAGGTGAAGTAGCAGCTTCGAACACCAGAGAATATGGAAGAGCTAATTTGTCTTATATTAAAGAGAATGAAGTTTTCTTCAACGGAGTTTCTGAAAACAGCCAGGTTTGGATGAGCCATAGTGATAGTATCAAAGCTTTACCAACTAATGCTGTAAAATTAGCAAGCACACATGATGTAGAATTTGCTGCTTATAAAATTGAAGGTGAAACTACTTATGCTATTCAGTACCATCCTGAAGTTTTTCACTCTACTGACGGATCAAAAATGCTGAAAAACTTTTTAGTAGATATCGCTGATGTTCCTCAAAACTTTACACCAGGAGCTTTCGTAGAAGAAATGGTAGCGGAGTTAAAAGAGAAATTAGGAAATGATAAAGTGGTTTTAGGATTGTCAGGAGGAGTAGATTCTACTGTTGCTGCAGTGCTATTAAACAAAGCAATTGGACAAAATTTATATTGCGTTTTTGTTAATAATGGACTTTTGCGTAAAAACGAATTCGAAAATGTATTGGATCAATACAAAGGAATGGGATTGAACGTAAAAGGAGTAGATGCAGGCGATCGTTTTCTGTCAGAATTAGCAGGAATCAGTGATCCTGAAACCAAACGTAAAACAATTGGCCGTGTATTTATCGAAGTTTTTGATGATGAATCACACCTAATCGAAGATGTAAAATGGCTGGCACAGGGAACTATTTATCCTGATGTAATTGAGTCAGTTTCGGTAAAAGGACCATCGGCAACGATCAAGTCGCACCATAACGTAGGTGGATTGCCGGATTATATGAAATTACAGATTGTAGAGCCGCTTCGAATGCTGTTCAAAGACGAAGTTCGAAGAGTAGGAGCTACTTTAGGAATAGATCCTGAGTTATTAGGAAGACACCCTTTCCCGGGACCAGGATTATCAATTAGAATTTTAGGAGACATTACTCCGGAAAAAGTTCAGATTTTACAAGATGTGGATGCCGTTTTTATTGACGGATTAAAATCTTGGGGATTGTATGATAAAGTTTGGCAGGCAGGAGCAATCTTGCTTCCGGTAAACAGTGTTGGTGTAATGGGCGATGAGCGTACTTACGAAAAAGTAGTAGCGCTTAGAGCTGTAGAATCAACAGATGGTATGACGGCAGACTGGGTTCATTTACCGTATGATTTCTTAATGAAAGTGTCTAACGATATTATCAATAAAGTAAAAGGCGTGAATCGTGTGGTTTACGATATCAGCTCAAAACCACCAGCAACAATTGAGTGGGAATAG
- a CDS encoding LysM peptidoglycan-binding domain-containing protein, with product MREFLTISLVFVLSFNKITAQDSIIEHRIQKGETAYFIAQKYKVSVEEIYKLNPESQNGIKDDQLIKIPVRSSEKPNSSQQITHIVGAKETLFGLAKHYNISVEALQNANQAILSNGLQIGQQLIIPQGSGDLSQNESTISSKVSHQVVAKESLFSIARQYNVSVLDLENGNKNLLQNGLQVGQTIAIPNKRKTLDGRVRVINQETVFHVVEPKETKFSIAKKYGISIDQLESQNPEIVNGLIVGNKLAINTKGVKPTNESEELMIALAEKQVVVEKTKAKTVELEDLKDRLVVQKEMNQKIIKINDLKINLNDMNGSKENSVEKLRLVLEANKNVQDVLMAKLDSLVRTMNDDLVDLKRLDILNVDESKRLEKQSYESIGKTNELSSQLKKELAENRKVYAGLMHKVEKIAVAENQEYKKKIRESEKNNNPVSLQQRLSLEEIKQYKIEQEQGDAKNQLLIAKIDSLDNQKKIEVKRHISKASYYSMEARNFDDKVALLKLKKYQDQAIKNQKKNGFIGDSKMISSEEMKQELKENPLKRDKTIKVEVFDNLRGVSNGYYLVLGIFTDATLRDKLIMKLIDSGDFNASFFFNINSLSYYVYSDKYQNMEEVLYQCKKKEEDELYKEVSIAKVEIDLRE from the coding sequence ATGAGAGAATTTTTAACGATTTCTCTTGTGTTTGTTTTGTCTTTTAACAAAATAACTGCGCAAGATTCAATTATTGAGCATCGGATTCAAAAGGGGGAAACTGCTTACTTTATTGCCCAAAAGTACAAGGTTTCGGTAGAAGAAATTTACAAACTCAACCCCGAATCACAAAACGGAATCAAGGACGATCAGCTGATCAAGATTCCTGTCCGTTCTTCTGAAAAACCAAATTCCAGTCAGCAGATTACTCACATTGTTGGCGCAAAAGAAACTCTTTTTGGTTTAGCAAAACACTATAACATTTCGGTGGAAGCTCTTCAGAATGCCAATCAGGCGATTCTTTCCAACGGACTTCAGATTGGTCAGCAACTAATTATTCCGCAAGGTTCCGGAGACCTTTCTCAAAATGAAAGTACAATTTCTTCAAAAGTCAGCCATCAGGTTGTGGCAAAAGAATCCTTGTTTAGTATTGCGAGACAGTACAATGTTTCGGTTTTGGATTTGGAAAACGGGAATAAAAATCTTCTTCAAAATGGATTACAAGTTGGACAGACTATTGCGATTCCGAATAAACGAAAAACTTTAGACGGACGAGTTCGTGTCATCAATCAGGAAACTGTTTTTCATGTGGTCGAGCCTAAAGAAACGAAGTTTTCGATCGCTAAAAAATATGGAATTTCGATTGATCAGCTGGAATCGCAGAATCCTGAAATCGTAAACGGACTGATTGTTGGAAATAAGCTGGCCATTAATACAAAAGGTGTAAAGCCAACAAATGAAAGCGAAGAACTGATGATTGCTCTGGCCGAAAAACAGGTAGTGGTGGAAAAAACAAAAGCCAAAACAGTGGAATTGGAAGATTTGAAAGACCGTTTGGTTGTTCAGAAAGAAATGAATCAGAAAATTATAAAAATTAATGATTTGAAAATCAATCTGAATGATATGAATGGCTCAAAAGAAAATTCAGTTGAAAAATTGCGATTGGTGCTGGAGGCTAATAAAAATGTGCAGGATGTTTTAATGGCGAAACTGGATTCGCTGGTTCGTACTATGAATGATGATCTGGTCGATTTGAAAAGATTAGATATTTTAAATGTTGACGAATCAAAAAGACTGGAAAAACAGTCTTACGAAAGTATTGGGAAAACGAATGAATTATCGTCTCAGTTAAAAAAAGAGTTGGCAGAAAACCGAAAAGTATATGCCGGTTTAATGCATAAAGTCGAAAAAATTGCTGTAGCCGAAAACCAGGAATACAAGAAAAAAATCCGCGAAAGCGAAAAAAATAATAATCCGGTTTCCTTACAGCAACGTCTTTCGCTTGAAGAAATAAAGCAGTACAAAATAGAGCAGGAGCAGGGTGATGCAAAGAACCAGCTCTTGATTGCCAAAATTGACTCACTGGATAATCAGAAGAAGATCGAAGTGAAGAGACATATTAGTAAAGCATCTTACTATAGCATGGAAGCCCGAAATTTTGATGATAAAGTGGCCTTGCTGAAATTGAAAAAGTATCAGGATCAGGCGATTAAAAATCAGAAAAAAAACGGATTCATTGGGGATTCAAAAATGATCTCATCGGAAGAAATGAAACAGGAGTTAAAGGAAAATCCGCTTAAAAGGGACAAAACGATAAAGGTGGAAGTTTTTGATAATCTTCGCGGAGTTTCAAACGGCTATTACTTAGTTTTAGGTATATTTACAGACGCAACGCTAAGGGATAAGCTTATTATGAAACTCATTGATTCCGGCGATTTTAACGCCAGTTTCTTTTTTAATATTAATAGTCTTTCGTACTATGTGTACTCCGATAAGTACCAAAACATGGAAGAAGTACTATATCAATGCAAGAAAAAAGAAGAAGATGAGTTATATAAAGAGGTGAGTATTGCTAAGGTCGAGATTGATCTTAGAGAATAA
- a CDS encoding PBP1 and LysM peptidoglycan-binding domain-containing protein, translated as MKYYSTLLSLIFFATSSAFSQEKVVKYTVSSGETINQIAVKFKVTPYDIYSLNPDARNGVKPNTVLLIPTSGAKTAVKNDVAPVKSSNSGKTITHEVQPKETLFGIEKKYNVTDEALKAANPFLVKDGLQIGQTLEIPSKGSAVKTTVSTLAKPKSAAPEKYVYHDVVAKETKFSIAKQYGMTVDELEKRNPPIVSNLPVGYRLTIKGTAPKAETSAPPVTAVVKPAEAKKAVETSKKATSYMEYQVKPKETFYSLTHTFHITQEELTALNPALSEGVKEGMVLKVPAGYVAPTPIIVHQQPAEKEVEKTIEKTIEKPVENTGGIKVVDKVKSETVSANPEVVELTKKRGENDRKKLVLLLPFNLAKMQGDTISAASRIKSDKFLNMTLDFYSGALMAIDSARTLKLPIDVAIYDSQETKNSSNVSGLMTQNKLQDANAVVGPFYQSNAESTANTLRLYNIPVISPLSKDKANPIDNLYQTIPSNDVVRNAVFDYMRGKNGNIVAVVDKKKESVISYIKQNQKGVVFANLTETGALDVANLKSLLLPNRMNYVVMESANTAMVRTTIKALTDAQKTCQIQLVVLEPNNTLDSDEISFDSLIKLKLMYPSVTRDSDEASVLIFEKEYRLKNKVNPNTYATRGFDVTFDTMMRLVQGKTYQETADLMTTEQVDNKFQFYKKEDGGHANKGVYILYYDNDLTLKVAN; from the coding sequence ATGAAATATTATTCAACATTATTGTCTCTGATTTTTTTTGCAACCAGTTCCGCATTTTCACAAGAAAAGGTGGTGAAGTACACGGTTTCAAGCGGAGAAACTATTAACCAGATTGCTGTTAAATTTAAGGTTACGCCTTATGATATTTATTCTCTAAATCCGGATGCCAGAAATGGAGTTAAACCCAATACCGTTTTATTAATTCCGACAAGCGGTGCTAAAACAGCAGTTAAAAATGATGTTGCTCCGGTGAAAAGTTCAAATTCAGGAAAAACAATTACGCATGAAGTACAGCCAAAAGAAACTTTGTTTGGCATTGAGAAAAAATATAATGTTACGGATGAAGCTTTAAAAGCTGCTAATCCTTTTTTGGTGAAAGACGGTTTGCAGATTGGACAAACTCTTGAGATTCCGTCAAAAGGAAGTGCGGTGAAAACAACTGTTTCAACTTTAGCGAAACCGAAGTCGGCAGCACCGGAAAAGTATGTTTACCATGATGTGGTGGCAAAAGAAACTAAGTTTTCAATTGCAAAACAATATGGAATGACTGTTGACGAATTAGAAAAACGAAATCCTCCAATTGTTTCCAACTTACCGGTAGGGTATCGTCTGACAATAAAAGGAACTGCTCCTAAAGCAGAAACTTCTGCTCCGCCTGTGACTGCTGTTGTAAAACCGGCTGAAGCAAAAAAAGCAGTGGAAACTTCGAAAAAAGCAACTTCTTATATGGAGTATCAGGTGAAACCAAAAGAAACTTTTTATAGTTTAACGCATACTTTCCATATTACTCAGGAAGAATTAACGGCCTTAAATCCGGCACTTTCTGAAGGCGTAAAAGAGGGAATGGTTTTAAAAGTTCCGGCAGGATATGTGGCACCAACGCCAATTATCGTACACCAACAGCCTGCTGAAAAAGAAGTTGAAAAAACGATTGAAAAGACCATTGAAAAGCCAGTTGAAAATACAGGAGGAATTAAAGTGGTAGATAAAGTGAAATCCGAAACTGTTTCCGCGAATCCGGAAGTGGTGGAACTGACTAAAAAAAGAGGGGAGAACGATCGTAAAAAACTGGTTTTATTATTGCCATTCAATTTAGCGAAAATGCAGGGGGATACGATCAGTGCTGCCAGTCGAATTAAGAGTGATAAATTTTTGAATATGACGCTTGATTTTTATTCGGGAGCTTTGATGGCAATCGATTCGGCAAGAACTTTAAAGCTGCCAATTGATGTTGCCATTTATGATTCTCAGGAAACGAAAAATAGTTCCAATGTTTCAGGTTTAATGACTCAGAATAAATTACAGGATGCCAATGCCGTAGTGGGACCTTTCTATCAAAGTAATGCCGAATCTACGGCCAATACATTGCGTTTGTATAATATTCCTGTGATTTCTCCATTATCAAAAGACAAAGCGAACCCAATTGATAATTTGTATCAAACGATCCCATCAAACGACGTGGTGCGAAATGCCGTTTTTGATTATATGAGAGGGAAGAACGGAAACATCGTTGCGGTGGTAGACAAAAAGAAAGAATCAGTGATCAGTTACATCAAACAAAACCAAAAAGGAGTTGTGTTTGCTAATTTGACTGAAACCGGAGCTCTGGATGTGGCCAATTTAAAAAGTTTGTTATTGCCTAACAGAATGAACTATGTAGTTATGGAATCGGCCAATACAGCAATGGTTAGAACGACTATAAAAGCTTTGACAGATGCTCAAAAAACCTGTCAGATACAGTTGGTAGTTTTAGAGCCAAACAATACGCTGGATTCGGATGAGATTAGCTTTGATAGTTTAATTAAGCTGAAATTGATGTATCCGTCGGTTACCCGTGATAGTGACGAAGCTTCTGTTTTGATTTTCGAAAAAGAGTACCGATTGAAAAATAAAGTAAATCCAAATACCTATGCTACAAGAGGATTTGATGTTACTTTTGATACTATGATGCGTTTGGTTCAGGGAAAAACCTATCAGGAAACAGCCGACTTAATGACAACAGAACAGGTTGATAATAAATTTCAATTTTACAAAAAAGAAGATGGAGGACACGCAAACAAAGGTGTTTACATCTTATATTACGATAATGATCTAACTTTAAAAGTAGCAAATTAA
- a CDS encoding OsmC family protein, with product MTSKVTYLGDLRTKSIHVQSGSEIISDAPVDNNGKGEAFSPTDTVANALASCMMTIMGIKARDLNVNLVDSTAEVTKIMNAEPRRIGAIEIAFEMKGDADEKSKTILERAAMTCPVFLSLNPEIEKKITFNWK from the coding sequence ATGACATCAAAAGTAACCTATTTAGGCGATTTAAGAACAAAATCAATCCATGTGCAATCCGGAAGTGAAATCATTTCGGATGCCCCGGTAGACAATAACGGAAAAGGAGAAGCTTTTTCTCCCACAGATACGGTTGCCAATGCTTTAGCAAGTTGTATGATGACGATTATGGGGATAAAAGCCCGTGATCTTAATGTAAATTTAGTCGATTCAACTGCCGAAGTAACGAAGATTATGAACGCAGAACCGAGACGTATAGGAGCGATTGAAATCGCTTTTGAAATGAAAGGGGATGCTGATGAGAAAAGCAAAACCATTCTGGAACGCGCTGCAATGACCTGTCCGGTTTTTTTAAGTCTGAACCCTGAAATTGAAAAGAAAATTACTTTTAACTGGAAGTAA
- a CDS encoding gliding motility-associated C-terminal domain-containing protein yields the protein MRILNLKSRLVLLLIPCFATSQIINTGELFVASNTPVSFVNAFDNKSKAVLINDGELFLYSHINNEGLISFSSGNSKGITRLRGVSGHQNISGNIPIELNNVEFNNNSNGGNAATFQVSNYLSISGMADFKEGIIDDDSFGGLVIFENGSGCVNVSDKSFVNGEVMKNGNNDFTFPVGDELKYHSVGISALKMNTDAFSGKYSQKDAGILYPFKNKTSNILVVNDKEYWTVKKMGSTSDLILTLSWDEAVTPASIIESPSEIRIVRWDSAKNSWLDEGGVVNKDDKTISSPVSVSGNVIFTTAKVKKTDSFVVYNAVSPNKDGLNDYLRIEGLDGTENELEIYDNRGIKVFRTREYGSNENVFNGFANVQNVFLKNERLPDGTYFYILSVTKDNFTTKQVGYLYLSQ from the coding sequence ATGAGAATATTAAATTTAAAAAGCAGACTGGTCCTTTTATTGATTCCATGTTTTGCCACTTCGCAAATAATCAATACAGGAGAGCTTTTTGTGGCATCCAATACTCCCGTAAGTTTTGTAAACGCCTTCGATAATAAATCTAAAGCTGTTTTAATTAATGATGGTGAATTATTTTTATACAGTCATATAAACAATGAAGGTTTGATCAGTTTTAGTTCTGGTAATTCCAAAGGTATAACACGATTGAGAGGAGTCTCAGGGCATCAGAATATATCCGGAAATATCCCTATCGAACTCAATAATGTAGAATTTAACAACAATAGTAATGGTGGTAATGCTGCAACTTTTCAGGTTTCTAACTATTTAAGCATTTCCGGAATGGCCGACTTCAAAGAAGGAATTATCGACGATGATTCTTTTGGAGGTTTGGTTATTTTTGAAAATGGCTCAGGCTGCGTAAATGTTAGTGACAAAAGTTTTGTAAATGGTGAAGTAATGAAAAATGGAAATAATGACTTTACCTTTCCGGTTGGAGATGAATTAAAATACCATTCTGTTGGGATTTCTGCTCTTAAAATGAATACTGATGCTTTCAGTGGAAAATACTCTCAGAAAGATGCTGGTATTTTGTATCCTTTTAAGAATAAAACAAGCAATATTCTGGTTGTAAATGATAAGGAATACTGGACCGTTAAAAAAATGGGAAGTACTTCAGATCTTATCCTCACTTTAAGCTGGGATGAAGCGGTAACTCCGGCAAGTATTATTGAATCGCCTTCTGAGATCCGTATTGTGCGTTGGGATAGTGCTAAAAATAGCTGGCTTGACGAAGGCGGGGTAGTAAACAAAGACGACAAAACAATCTCTTCTCCTGTTAGTGTATCCGGTAATGTTATATTTACTACTGCTAAAGTAAAAAAAACAGATTCTTTTGTAGTGTATAATGCCGTTTCTCCAAATAAAGACGGACTGAATGATTATCTAAGAATTGAGGGGTTAGACGGGACCGAAAATGAACTTGAAATATACGATAACAGAGGAATTAAAGTATTCCGAACAAGAGAATATGGCTCCAATGAAAACGTTTTTAATGGATTTGCTAATGTCCAAAATGTTTTCTTAAAAAATGAAAGACTGCCTGACGGAACTTATTTTTATATTCTATCCGTTACTAAAGATAATTTTACAACGAAACAAGTCGGGTATTTATATTTAAGTCAATAA